One Streptococcus gallolyticus subsp. gallolyticus DSM 16831 DNA window includes the following coding sequences:
- a CDS encoding amino acid ABC transporter substrate-binding protein: MKKVLLGLAVLLSASLSVRVEAADKKAVVATTGDIKPFSYQNKKGQLTGYDIQVIKAASKHINGYKISFKKTAWDSIFVGLDSDIYQVAANNLSYTEERANKYLYSVPIAKNPLVLVVKKGSKITSLDDIGGKTTQDDTGTSTAKFVDDWNSQHSDNPSTIDYSGEDVTKRLLDLDDGEFDYLIFDKISVETIIKQKNLDLTVIELNTDDNPNNYIIFSSDSKQLQTAFNKAVKKLYNNGTLEKLSQKYLGGSYLPEASALEVSK, encoded by the coding sequence ATGAAAAAAGTTTTATTGGGATTGGCAGTTTTATTGAGTGCTAGCTTGAGTGTCCGTGTGGAAGCGGCTGATAAAAAAGCAGTTGTCGCAACGACTGGTGACATCAAGCCTTTTTCTTATCAGAATAAGAAAGGGCAGCTAACAGGCTATGACATTCAGGTGATAAAAGCAGCTAGCAAACATATCAACGGTTATAAGATTAGTTTTAAAAAGACGGCTTGGGATTCGATATTTGTTGGTTTGGATAGCGATATTTACCAAGTGGCGGCTAATAATCTATCCTACACGGAAGAACGTGCCAATAAATACCTCTATTCGGTGCCGATTGCTAAAAATCCGTTGGTTCTAGTCGTGAAAAAGGGTTCTAAAATCACTTCTTTGGATGATATTGGCGGTAAGACGACTCAAGATGATACAGGCACATCAACTGCTAAATTTGTTGATGATTGGAATAGTCAGCATAGTGATAACCCGTCAACGATTGACTATTCTGGAGAAGATGTGACCAAGCGTTTGTTGGATTTGGATGATGGGGAATTTGATTATTTGATTTTTGATAAAATCTCAGTTGAAACGATTATTAAACAAAAGAATCTGGATTTGACGGTTATTGAGCTGAATACAGATGATAATCCGAATAACTACATTATCTTTTCAAGTGATAGCAAGCAGCTACAAACAGCTTTTAATAAAGCCGTGAAGAAATTGTATAACAATGGTACTTTGGAAAAATTGAGCCAAAAATATTTAGGTGGTAGCTATTTACCAGAAGCATCAGCATTAGAGGTGAGCAAATGA
- a CDS encoding SDR family oxidoreductase — MTTLAITGVTGHLGGFVAKELSEAGVAARHLARSPERAPKLAGATVKKCSYEYSDEAIAALSGIDVLFMISAKENPERLQQHIAFIDAAKAAGVKHIVYTSFYNASPSSTFTLARDHAATEQYIKEKGLTYTFLRDNFYVDFFVDMARQYGEIKGPAGNGKVSAVVRSDVADVAVEILKNPEKWANQTLNMTGPEELTLSEMAEQISHSLGKTVTYVEETVEEAYDSRKIWQAEQWEYDSWVSTYTAIAKGEQAGLSDDIECVLGKAPTSLAEYLRDLS, encoded by the coding sequence ATGACGACATTAGCGATTACTGGTGTGACGGGTCATTTGGGTGGTTTTGTCGCCAAGGAATTATCAGAAGCAGGTGTTGCGGCACGTCACTTGGCGCGTTCGCCAGAACGTGCTCCCAAACTGGCAGGGGCAACTGTGAAAAAATGCAGTTATGAGTATTCTGATGAAGCTATCGCGGCTCTTTCAGGAATTGATGTGCTTTTTATGATTTCAGCCAAGGAGAATCCTGAACGTTTGCAACAACACATAGCTTTTATTGATGCTGCTAAAGCGGCTGGTGTTAAGCATATTGTTTACACTTCGTTTTACAATGCTAGTCCAAGTTCAACCTTTACTTTGGCACGTGACCATGCGGCAACGGAGCAATATATTAAGGAAAAAGGATTGACTTACACTTTTTTGCGTGATAATTTTTATGTTGATTTTTTTGTTGATATGGCACGCCAATACGGTGAAATCAAAGGTCCAGCAGGTAATGGAAAAGTTTCTGCTGTTGTGCGTTCGGATGTTGCCGATGTGGCAGTAGAAATTCTTAAAAATCCTGAAAAGTGGGCAAATCAAACCTTAAATATGACAGGACCAGAAGAATTGACATTATCGGAAATGGCAGAGCAAATCAGTCATTCTCTTGGAAAAACGGTGACGTACGTTGAAGAAACTGTTGAGGAAGCTTACGACTCTCGCAAAATTTGGCAAGCCGAGCAATGGGAATACGATTCTTGGGTGTCAACTTATACCGCAATCGCTAAAGGGGAACAAGCAGGTTTATCAGATGATATTGAGTGTGTGCTAGGAAAGGCACCGACGTCATTGGCAGAGTATTTACGAGATTTGAGCTGA
- a CDS encoding amidohydrolase, whose translation MTAELYEKLTKIRRDIHQHPEVSEREFNTTEFLKNHISNLGIRIVETGLKTGFIAEIGQGEPIIALRADIDALPIREANTFDYASKNGAMHACGHDFHQTSLLGAAELLKAKEADIKGTIRLIFQPAEEVATGADAVIEAGGIEGVSAIIGYHNNPHLKPGQIGLRSKAIMAAVEKFKVTVTGVSGHAARPDFGIDTILTITTIVNNLQAIISRTVSPFEAAVLSVTHIDAGTTWNVLPDSGYFEGTIRSFTPENRQHLRERFTKIVKNTAEQFGAQVTIEWGKTPTVTYNDETLTPLIFEHSKQFAEVLEVAPLTGGEDFATYQEHIPGVFALIGSNGDDNAADLHHDTFTVKDEALPTAVNYYVQNALYLLDYYRSKKD comes from the coding sequence ATGACAGCAGAACTTTATGAAAAATTAACTAAAATTCGTCGTGATATTCATCAACACCCAGAAGTGTCTGAACGTGAATTTAATACGACAGAGTTCCTGAAAAATCATATTTCAAATCTTGGGATTCGCATTGTCGAAACAGGTTTAAAAACAGGATTTATTGCCGAAATTGGACAAGGTGAGCCGATTATTGCGCTTCGAGCTGATATTGATGCTCTGCCGATTCGAGAAGCCAATACGTTTGATTATGCGAGTAAAAACGGTGCAATGCATGCGTGTGGACACGATTTTCACCAAACGAGTTTACTGGGAGCAGCCGAATTATTAAAGGCAAAAGAAGCCGACATCAAGGGAACCATTCGATTGATTTTCCAGCCAGCTGAAGAAGTGGCGACTGGTGCTGATGCGGTGATTGAAGCAGGTGGTATCGAAGGAGTATCTGCAATTATCGGCTATCATAATAACCCTCATCTTAAACCAGGGCAAATTGGCTTGCGCTCTAAAGCGATTATGGCTGCGGTTGAAAAATTTAAGGTTACGGTAACTGGCGTTAGCGGTCATGCTGCGCGTCCAGATTTTGGCATTGATACGATTTTGACTATTACGACCATTGTAAATAATTTGCAGGCGATTATCAGCCGAACGGTTTCGCCATTTGAAGCGGCGGTGCTATCGGTGACACATATTGATGCTGGAACGACATGGAATGTTTTGCCGGACTCAGGCTATTTTGAAGGAACGATTCGATCATTTACACCAGAAAATCGTCAGCATTTGCGCGAGCGATTTACCAAAATTGTGAAAAATACGGCCGAGCAATTTGGCGCACAAGTTACTATCGAGTGGGGAAAAACACCAACGGTGACTTATAACGACGAGACGTTGACACCGCTTATTTTTGAGCATTCAAAACAGTTTGCGGAAGTTTTAGAAGTTGCTCCATTAACAGGAGGAGAAGACTTTGCGACCTACCAAGAACATATTCCAGGCGTTTTTGCCTTGATTGGCAGCAACGGTGATGACAATGCAGCAGATTTGCACCATGATACCTTTACCGTAAAAGATGAAGCCCTACCAACAGCTGTTAATTATTATGTGCAAAATGCTCTGTATCTACTAGACTATTACCGTTCTAAAAAGGATTAG
- a CDS encoding gamma-glutamyl-gamma-aminobutyrate hydrolase family protein yields MKQVIVGITGNIKEMPAMSGMHFDAVSRHLSDGVKVAGGVPIIIPVGTPDLAKTYISMIDKLVLSGGQNVTPEFYGEEKEVDSDDYSLERDEFEFALVKEAIRQNKPIFAVCRGMQLLNVALGGTLNQKVDNHWQDDISGTSHEVEILPNSRVSHLVKSGSWINSFHHQSVKDLAPNLIATARDVRDGTIEAYESKHGAPILGIQWHPELLLEKSESRLLFNYLVKTL; encoded by the coding sequence ATGAAACAAGTCATTGTTGGGATTACAGGAAATATCAAAGAAATGCCAGCTATGTCAGGAATGCATTTTGATGCGGTTTCTCGTCATTTATCAGATGGTGTTAAGGTAGCTGGAGGGGTTCCAATCATCATTCCTGTGGGAACACCAGACCTTGCTAAAACCTATATCAGTATGATTGATAAATTAGTTTTATCAGGTGGGCAAAATGTTACGCCAGAATTTTACGGTGAAGAAAAAGAAGTTGATAGTGACGATTACAGCTTAGAACGTGATGAATTTGAATTTGCTTTGGTGAAAGAAGCCATTCGTCAAAATAAACCGATTTTTGCAGTCTGCCGTGGTATGCAATTGCTTAATGTTGCTTTGGGTGGCACTCTCAATCAAAAGGTTGATAATCATTGGCAAGATGATATTTCAGGAACATCTCATGAAGTGGAAATTTTGCCGAATAGTCGTGTCAGCCATTTGGTAAAATCAGGTTCATGGATTAATTCATTTCATCATCAAAGTGTCAAAGATTTGGCACCTAATTTGATTGCGACAGCGCGTGATGTTCGTGACGGGACAATCGAAGCCTATGAAAGCAAACACGGTGCGCCGATTTTGGGAATTCAATGGCACCCAGAACTTCTTTTAGAAAAAAGTGAAAGTCGTTTGTTGTTCAATTATTTGGTAAAAACACTATAA
- a CDS encoding YebC/PmpR family DNA-binding transcriptional regulator — protein sequence MGRKWANIVAKKTAKDGANSKVYAKFGVEIYVAAKKGEPDPESNSALKFVLERAKQAQVPKHVIDRAIDKAKGNTDETFVEGRYEGFGPNGSMIIVDTLTSNVNRTAANLRTAFGKNGGNMGASGSVSYMFDKKGVIVFDGDDADSVFEQLLEADVDVEDVEAEDGVVTVYTAPTDLHKGIEALRANGIEEFKVTELEMIPQSEVTLEGEDLEVFEKLVDVLEDDEDVQKVYHNVSDF from the coding sequence ATGGGACGTAAGTGGGCTAATATTGTTGCCAAAAAAACTGCCAAAGATGGTGCTAACTCTAAAGTTTATGCGAAATTTGGTGTTGAAATCTATGTTGCTGCTAAAAAAGGTGAACCAGATCCAGAATCAAACTCAGCTTTGAAATTTGTACTTGAACGTGCAAAACAAGCGCAAGTACCAAAACACGTTATCGACCGCGCAATCGATAAAGCAAAAGGTAATACAGACGAAACTTTCGTTGAAGGTCGTTACGAAGGATTTGGACCAAACGGTTCAATGATTATCGTTGATACTTTGACAAGTAATGTTAATCGTACTGCCGCTAACTTGCGTACTGCATTTGGTAAAAACGGTGGTAACATGGGAGCATCTGGTTCTGTATCTTACATGTTCGATAAAAAAGGTGTTATTGTCTTTGATGGTGATGACGCAGATAGTGTTTTTGAACAATTGCTAGAAGCTGATGTTGATGTTGAAGACGTTGAAGCAGAAGATGGTGTTGTTACTGTTTACACAGCGCCAACTGATCTTCACAAAGGTATCGAAGCTTTGCGTGCTAACGGTATTGAAGAATTCAAAGTAACTGAACTTGAAATGATTCCTCAATCAGAAGTGACACTTGAAGGTGAAGATCTTGAAGTCTTTGAAAAACTTGTTGACGTTCTTGAAGATGACGAAGACGTTCAAAAAGTTTACCATAATGTATCAGATTTCTAA